The Metabacillus schmidteae nucleotide sequence GGTACAAAAATATCAGGTATTATTGGAGCAAAAGAAAATAACTTTGGATTATTAGGCATTGCACCTAATTCTGATCTTTACGTTGGAAAAGTATCAAATGATCTGGGATATGCCAAGTCTAGTGACTTAATTAAAGGGATCCAATGGGCAATCGAACAAAAGGTAGATATTATTAATATTAGTTTAGAATTTTATGAGGATAATCCGGATTTACATAAAGTTATTAAAGAAGCTTACAACAATAATATTATTATGGTTGCATCATCTGGAAATCAGGATGATCCAAATAAGGAAAGAAAAGTTGCCTTTCCAGCTGCTTATGAAGAAGTAATTTCAGTTGGAATGTTAGATGAAGAAGGAAAGTTATCGGAGAATGGTTTCGAAGATTCAAAAATTGATGTTTATGGACCTGGAGAAGATATTGCCAGTACTTTTTTAGATGATAAACTAACACTGGATACGGGAGCATCTTTTGCTACTGCTTACATAAGTGGATATGTAGCTCTTCTTATTCAAAACAACAAAGAGTCAGAAACTTCATATAATCAAGAAACAATAATTACAGCTTTACAAGATAATTTTCACCAATATATGGGTAATTCCATATTAGAGACTGCCTTTTTTGTTACATCTATCATAGCTGGACTATTAATCTTAGGACTTTTTGTATACATTATTATAAATTTATTATTTAACAGGAAAATCTTTAAAGATAAAAAAATGATCAAAAACTTAACACTAGTTGGTAGTATAGGATTAATTTTTTTCATTGTATCACTTGTTATACCGATAGTTATGGGTTAATAATATTTAAAAGACTAGAACTATTTGACTGTATCCCTAATAATGGACACTTATAAAAAAGTCCATTATTAGGGATTTTTTATGTTTTACCATAGATAACCCGATATATTCAAAACAAATAGAAAGAACGGGAACTAATATGGGTAAAATTATTTTTCAATGAATTTCAACGTAAACAACTGGAGAACACCCCAAATGTCAATCACGTATCAGATCAGTCGATCTCATATAAACCTTAATTTAAAATTGCTGCCATAAGGAAAACCAAAATGATAAAGTGTTAACGGATAGTGTGGCGAGAAGTTGTTGCGCGAATCGATATAATCTCCCAGTACGCTTTAAATGTTTCCTGTATATAGCCTGCCAGCGTATTTATTTTAAATACCTTCTTGAATACCCCTTGAAATACCCTTTGCGAAAGATCCGTTAAAATCCCACGAAGTTTAACCAGGGAAAAACGTTGATTTAAAGAGGTTTATAAAATTCCATATAATAGTAAACGACTCCGCTATTGAAAGAACGTAAAAAATACGGTCTTAAAGGCGCTCGTCGTGCACCTCAGTTCTCAAAACGTTAATAGTAATAAATGGAGAAAACCCTTATTCACTTTGGTGGATAGGTTTTTTTTTATGTTATTTTAAAAGTGATGTATTCACTTAATAATATGCCCGTTGGAAAGAAAGATTAGATGCAAGACCCTTATAGCTTTTTTAACATAAAACATAGAAATGAGTTTACCTACTCACAAAAAAAATGACCGTTGCAACGGTCATTTTACAGGGAAGCGTTTTCTTTAAAATGGGTTAATATAAATATCAAGGAGGCATGGCTGTGAGTTCAAAAGATAATCGTGAACAAAATCTGTTACTGTTTCTTTCAAAAAATCAAGATTACGTTACTTCAAAGGAACTAGTAGATGCACTAAATATTTCTCAAAAAACAGTATATCGTTTAATAAAAAAAATTAACGATGAGTACGTAGACAGCCCTTTAATTATTTCTGAAAGAGGAAGAGGTTATAAACTAGATTACGAAAATTTTATTAACTACCAAAAAGGCAAAAATAATAATGAACAAAAGCATTTTTCTCCTAGCGAGAGACGCAAACGAATTATGGAAGAATTATTGTTGTCTTCTCCCAACCCTATAAGTATTTACCAATTATTTAGTGACTATTATGTAGGGGATTCTGTTATTTCTAACGATGAACAAATAATGAGTGAAGAATTAAAAAAGTACAAATTAGTTTTAGAGCGAAAAAACAGAAAATTGGCCATATTAGGTGAGGAAGTTGATATTAGGAAGGCAATCAAGTACACGAATGAAATTTTTAATGCGATTGATCTTGATGATTTAAAAAGGAATCAAGAACTTAATTTCAATAAGCATGATGTTTTATTTATATTGGGTCAATTAAGAAACATTGAAAAGGATTTAGATATCACGATTCCCTACCCATATAATGTAAACATTTTCTCACACTTATATATACTACTAAGTCGCTCTAGAAAAGTTCCTGCCTTATTATTTCCTGATAAGGTTTCTATTGAAGAAATGGAAAACATGAAGAGAGATAATATTTTGTATCCGGTTGCTAAAGCTGTTGTTAACAATATTGAAAAATATTTAAACAGTTCTCTACCAGGTATTGAAAATTATTTTCTATATCAGTATTTAGTGTCATCAAGAATGCAGGGATCTCCTGCTAAAACCTCCACTTTTTCACCAGAGGTTATCCAAGTGACGAAAGCATACATTGAAGGGATGAGTATTCACTTAGGAATTGATATAAATAGTCAATCTATTTTTACTGAATTAGCTAATCATATTAAACCTATGCTTAATAGATTGGAATATAAAATTCGAATTAAAAATAGTTTGTTAAGTCAAATCAAGGTAACTTATGAAGATGTGTTTTTAGGTGTAGCTAACGTATCTGAATTTGTAAGTGAGAAATTTAACTTACCAGCAATTAATGACGATGAAAATGGGTTTATCACCCTCTACTTTGCAAAAGTCATTGTAACTGGCCAACATCAACGTCCTATAAAAACACTAATCATGTGTACTACAGGAATTGGAACTTCAGAACTTTTAAAAGCTAAAGTATCAAGAAAATTTCCTGAGCTAGAAATTGTTGATGTAGTAGCTTCCCAAAATATGAAAACGTTTAAAGAGAAATACCCAGGTGCTGAGTTGATCCTAAGTACGGTCCATATTAAGGACGAAGTACCAATTCACAATTTATTAGTGAGTGCGATGTTTACAATTGATGATCAGAAGAGGCTTCAGAGAAAGATAGAGGAGATTTATCATGGAAATTAACTCATTTTATCAACTCTATTTTAATTGGGAGTTAAAGACAAGAGAAGAAGTATACTCCTTTATTTCTGAAATTGTATGTCAGGATGATCTTTCAAAAAAAGAGGAAGTCATTAATCAATTAAATGATAGAGAAGAAGTCGGTAGCACATTAATCGCTGAACATGTGATGTTGCCTCATATTGAGAGTGCTCAAATAAAGAAGAGCCAAATTATATTTATCCGATTAGCAAACCCGATTTTATCTTGGGATTATCAAACAAAGGATATCCGATTGTTAATAGCTATTTTATTAAAAGAAAATGAAAACGAACAAATAAAGAAGAAAATATCCTTATTCACCAGAACTCTAGCAGATGAAGAGTACTTAAATCGATTATTGACTATTAAGGAAGAAGCAAACTTTTATAAAGAAATTAAAAAATTTTAGGAGGGCTAATGATGAAAATAGTAGGAGTAGCAGCATGTACAGTTGGGATCGCACACACATATATCGCACAGGAGAAATTAGAGAATGCTGGAAAGAAAGCCGGCCATGAAATTCATATTGAAACACAAGGAACGATTGGAACAGAGAATGAACTAACTCAAAAACAGATCGATGAAGCAGACATCGTTATCTTAGCAGCAGATGTTAAAATCGCAGGAAGAGAACGTTTTGACGGGAAGAGAATCATCCAAGTTACAACAGAAATAGCTGTAAAATCACCAAATAAATTAATTCAAAAAGCTGCAGAAGTTATAGAACAAAAGAAATAATTTAATCCATCGAATAGGGGGAGAAAGATATGCATGTAAAAGATATTGTAGATTTAGAAACAATCAAAACCGACATGAATGCTAAAAATAAGGAAGAAGCACTACAAGAATTAGCAGAGGTATTATTGCAAAATGAATACATTACAGATGTTAAAGGATTTCTGACAGATATTTATGCTAGGGAAGCGGTAGGACAAACTGGAATCGGAAATTATATTGCTATTCCTCATGGTAATAGTGATTCTGTCAACAAAATAGGAGTAGCGATTGGGATTACGAAGGAAGAAATCCCTTGGGAAACACTCGATGGAAACGGAGTAAAGGGAATCATTTTGTTTGCTGTTGGAAAAGAAAATGATGGGGCACAAACTCATCTGAAATTATTATCATTATTTGCTAGAAAATTAGGTAATGATGAAGTCATTGAGAACATGCTACAGTCGAAAAATGCTGCAGATGTGAAAGAAGCTTTATGTAATTAAAAAGACTTGTAGTAATAGGGGGGCTTAGAATGAGTAAAATAAAAAATTTAAATCTTAAAGGTCATTTATTGACGGCAATTTCATATTTGATTCCAATTGTTTGTGGAGCAGGTTTTTTAATCGCAATTGGGATGGCTTTTGGAGGTACTAGTCAAGGTACCTTAGTACAAGGTGAGTTTTCCATTTGGGATGCTTTAGCAACTATGGGCGGTGCTGGTTTAGGTTTACTACCTGCCGTTATTGCTACAGGAATTTCTTATTCAATTGCAGGAAAACCGGGGATCGCTCCAGGCTTTATTATAGGGTTAACTGCTAATGCAATTGGCGCTGGATTTATTGGTGGGATCTTAGGAGGATTTTTGGCGGGGTACCTTGCCGTAGCTATTATTAAACATTTTAAAGTTCCTAGTTGGGCTAAGGGATTAATGCCAACTTTAATTGTTCCATTTTTCACCTCTATTATTGGTGGATTACTCATGGTCTACATTATAGGTATCCCTATCGCAGCTTTTACATCATTATTAACAAATGCATTAAATAGCTTAGGAACATCTTCATTGTTAGTATTTGGTGGAATTGTAGGCTTATTGAGTGGGGTTGATTTCGGTGGCCCAATTAACAAGACTGTATTTGCCTTCGTATTGACAATGCAGGCAGAAGGAATTAATGGACCGATTACAGCCCTACAATTAGTAAATACAGCAACACCAATTGGATTCGGATTAGCTTTCTTTATAGCAAAAATGTTTGGGAAAAATATCTATACTCGATCAGAAGTTGAGACGTTGAAATCAGCAGTTCCTATGGGTGTTGTTAATATCGTTGAAGGTGTTATTCCGATCGTTATGAATGATATTGTTCGTTGCGTAACGGCCGTAGCGATTGGTGGAGCGGCAGGTGGAGCAGTATCTATGGTGTTAGGAGCAGATGCGACTGTCCCATTTGGTGGTGTATTCATGTTACCAACGATGTCGCAACCATGGACAGGAGCAGTAGCCATATTAGTGAATGCTCTTGTAACAGGGGTGGCCTTGGCTCTGATTAAGAAAAATGTGAAAGAAGACGAGCAAGTAGAAATTGAAGAAGATGATATTGATCTAGATGATATTCAAATTATATAAATGTAAGTACAAATAAATATTAAGAGAATGTATATGTAAACATATCAATACTTTAAAACTATTTGGTGGGGTGACGATAAACCCTACCATTATAGTTTTGTGGAGGGGAAACAGAGTATGAAAAAAGTAGAATTTTCACCATCATTGATGACAATGGACTTAGATAAGTTTAAAGAACAAATCACTTTTTTAAACAATCATGTAGATTCTTATCATATTGATATTATGGATGGGCATTATGTTCCTAATATTACATTATCTCCATGGTTTATCCAAGAAGTACGAAAAATAAGTGATTTACCAATGTCTGCACATCTTATGGTAACGAATCCAAGTTTCTGGGTTCAACAATTAGTTGATATGAAGTGCGAATGGATTTGCATGCATGCAGAAGTACTTGATGGTTTGGCTTTTCGGTTAATCGATCAAATACATGATGCCGGATTAAAAGCAGGGGTAGTTTTAAATCCTGAAACGCCTATTGAAACGATTTTCCCTTATATTGAGTTAGTAGATAAAATTACAATTATGACAGTGGATCCAGGGTTTGCTGGGCAGCGTTTTATCGAAAGCACTCTAGATAAAATTGTAGCATTAAGAGAATTACGAGAAGAAAAAGGATATCAATATGTCATTGAAATGGATGGATCATCTAGTCGGAAAACATTTAAAAGCATTGATGCAGCCGGTCCTGATATTTATATCATAGGTCGTAGCGGTTTATTTGGTTTAGATGAAGATATCGAAAAATCATGGGAAATCATGTGTAAAGATTATGAGGACATGACTGGGAAAGTAATTTCAAAAATTTGTAGCTATTAATTTATGTGGATATTACGTCAAGAGAAATAACGTTATATCGCACTTTCCTCAAAAAATATATTTAATCAAAAAGACATCAAGATGATGTCTTTTTTTATCATGAAGATTATAACTCACTAAATTAAAGTGAACGTAAAGCTTCATCCAACCCTTTATATCCACCTATATCCTCTGAACTAGGTTCATCTGTTTCAACTGTCCATTCACTGTTACCAGCTGACAGCTGCCCGAGCTCATTCTTGAAGTAAGGAGTATGTACCATATAGGTTTTTCCATCTTTCCTAAT carries:
- a CDS encoding DUF5634 family protein codes for the protein MQFTNRDKVIKDLQQAFQPLIEQYGIEDIGVFEEQGQKNQYHMGYTIRKDGKTYMVHTPYFKNELGQLSAGNSEWTVETDEPSSEDIGGYKGLDEALRSL
- a CDS encoding PTS fructose transporter subunit IIB gives rise to the protein MKIVGVAACTVGIAHTYIAQEKLENAGKKAGHEIHIETQGTIGTENELTQKQIDEADIVILAADVKIAGRERFDGKRIIQVTTEIAVKSPNKLIQKAAEVIEQKK
- a CDS encoding BglG family transcription antiterminator, with product MAVSSKDNREQNLLLFLSKNQDYVTSKELVDALNISQKTVYRLIKKINDEYVDSPLIISERGRGYKLDYENFINYQKGKNNNEQKHFSPSERRKRIMEELLLSSPNPISIYQLFSDYYVGDSVISNDEQIMSEELKKYKLVLERKNRKLAILGEEVDIRKAIKYTNEIFNAIDLDDLKRNQELNFNKHDVLFILGQLRNIEKDLDITIPYPYNVNIFSHLYILLSRSRKVPALLFPDKVSIEEMENMKRDNILYPVAKAVVNNIEKYLNSSLPGIENYFLYQYLVSSRMQGSPAKTSTFSPEVIQVTKAYIEGMSIHLGIDINSQSIFTELANHIKPMLNRLEYKIRIKNSLLSQIKVTYEDVFLGVANVSEFVSEKFNLPAINDDENGFITLYFAKVIVTGQHQRPIKTLIMCTTGIGTSELLKAKVSRKFPELEIVDVVASQNMKTFKEKYPGAELILSTVHIKDEVPIHNLLVSAMFTIDDQKRLQRKIEEIYHGN
- a CDS encoding S8 family peptidase, with amino-acid sequence MKLKNFTVFLGIFLIFILAGCQSESGQHQNHLEHTDHSEHMDHTEELSESTENLLGQKEEVHQQGYGLFNVSSLHEDGLKGENVKIAVLDTGIDLEHKDLKVIASQNFVDEENLDDPSAADVNGHGTKISGIIGAKENNFGLLGIAPNSDLYVGKVSNDLGYAKSSDLIKGIQWAIEQKVDIINISLEFYEDNPDLHKVIKEAYNNNIIMVASSGNQDDPNKERKVAFPAAYEEVISVGMLDEEGKLSENGFEDSKIDVYGPGEDIASTFLDDKLTLDTGASFATAYISGYVALLIQNNKESETSYNQETIITALQDNFHQYMGNSILETAFFVTSIIAGLLILGLFVYIIINLLFNRKIFKDKKMIKNLTLVGSIGLIFFIVSLVIPIVMG
- a CDS encoding PTS sugar transporter subunit IIA, encoding MHVKDIVDLETIKTDMNAKNKEEALQELAEVLLQNEYITDVKGFLTDIYAREAVGQTGIGNYIAIPHGNSDSVNKIGVAIGITKEEIPWETLDGNGVKGIILFAVGKENDGAQTHLKLLSLFARKLGNDEVIENMLQSKNAADVKEALCN
- a CDS encoding PTS sugar transporter subunit IIA produces the protein MEINSFYQLYFNWELKTREEVYSFISEIVCQDDLSKKEEVINQLNDREEVGSTLIAEHVMLPHIESAQIKKSQIIFIRLANPILSWDYQTKDIRLLIAILLKENENEQIKKKISLFTRTLADEEYLNRLLTIKEEANFYKEIKKF
- the alsE gene encoding D-allulose 6-phosphate 3-epimerase, encoding MKKVEFSPSLMTMDLDKFKEQITFLNNHVDSYHIDIMDGHYVPNITLSPWFIQEVRKISDLPMSAHLMVTNPSFWVQQLVDMKCEWICMHAEVLDGLAFRLIDQIHDAGLKAGVVLNPETPIETIFPYIELVDKITIMTVDPGFAGQRFIESTLDKIVALRELREEKGYQYVIEMDGSSSRKTFKSIDAAGPDIYIIGRSGLFGLDEDIEKSWEIMCKDYEDMTGKVISKICSY
- a CDS encoding PTS fructose transporter subunit IIC; this translates as MSKIKNLNLKGHLLTAISYLIPIVCGAGFLIAIGMAFGGTSQGTLVQGEFSIWDALATMGGAGLGLLPAVIATGISYSIAGKPGIAPGFIIGLTANAIGAGFIGGILGGFLAGYLAVAIIKHFKVPSWAKGLMPTLIVPFFTSIIGGLLMVYIIGIPIAAFTSLLTNALNSLGTSSLLVFGGIVGLLSGVDFGGPINKTVFAFVLTMQAEGINGPITALQLVNTATPIGFGLAFFIAKMFGKNIYTRSEVETLKSAVPMGVVNIVEGVIPIVMNDIVRCVTAVAIGGAAGGAVSMVLGADATVPFGGVFMLPTMSQPWTGAVAILVNALVTGVALALIKKNVKEDEQVEIEEDDIDLDDIQII